TTCAGACGCATAATCATTAATATGGTCACAGTGTACCTGAGAATCAGAGGAGAGTGGTTTAGCAGCATCCTGCAAGGTtaagaaaaggagaaagctagagaagaagaaacatacTGGGATATGACGCTAGAGATTGCTGCCCCAGCTACACCCATCTTGAACTGGTAGATAAACAAAGGGAACAGAAATATAGCCAGAAAATTACCAATACCTGCGTTATGGAAATGAGTGAACCAACAATGGTAATCAAGAAAATAGTTGGGACTTAAAAGAATGCAAACCTAAACAGTAGACTGGAGTTTTAGTATCCTTGAATCCACGGAAAATGCCTTGAAGAGCTAAAGAGACCACATAAGCAGGGGCACCAAGTGCTCTAAGGACAAGAAACTGCCGCGCAGGAATGAACATTTCTGACGTCTGTGACCGAACATGGATTTTATCAGCACAGTTTCCCACCCAATAGTAGATAATAAGCTCAGAATAGGAGCGAACTTACAGATTGAACACCCATTAACCTTAAAAAAGGTCCAGAAGCCAAAGACAGGGCAAGTGCCTCGAAGATGCCAATTCCAATGGCTAACACTAGCGCAGTAGACACTGAAGATAACTGCTTCCTTTCTGGTAAACCTTGAGAAGGGACTCTGTCACTGTGCATATCCTCTGAAAATCCATTCAAGTAGATATAAGGCTGGGAAGctctaattaattttttttttagaaagaaagTAATTAACCTTGGGCTAAATCTTGGGCGGCAACCTTAGCGATATCTTCAGCGACGAAAGAAGTGGAAACGCTGAGGAGAGGAATGTTGAAGAGCTTAGATATGGTATTGAAGATGGACATAGAAACGGCAGCCGAGCCCAGCTCTACAGATCCTGTCGAGACAAAAGGATCCTCTCAAAACAAACTCTtccttaaaaagaaaaaaaaaagaaaacaaaccgaGTCTTCCAATGTAAGCAGTCTCCATGAGCAGCGTCAAAGGATCAATAGCCTGTCCAGCAATGGCAGGAAGAGAGAGCATAACGAGTTCTCTTTTTACATCCACAGGACGTGATTTCCCAGTTTGAACCTCATTCACCTCCCTAGCAAGCAAAGGACAGAGATCAAATGATAGTTACATAGGCAAAAAGTATGATCCTACGTGGCAAAGAgtataaaagtaataaataaataaagtaacaCCTCAAGAGAGCCTTACGGGAGTGAGTCATCGTGTTCCTCCAACTCGAAAACACCAATGTCAGGGTTAATCTGGCTCTTCCGGCGAGTCACAAATGGAGGAGACACCGACGAGTGTGGATTGTTGTTGGTGTGATGAATGGAGAGATCATTTATAGTAGTACCAGAGAGAGGTTGAaagtttccttttcttttcacTTGGGCAAATCTATGAGTTGTTGTAGTCAAGGGCAGCGAAACTTGATTCCCGCCAACTAATCTAGCGCTACTCGCAGTGGATTCCATCTCCCACCAAACCTAAGATTTCAAAAAAACGTCTACATGAGTACTCGCTTCGAGGAGAGTGAAATAACACATAATCGCGAACCTAAAAAATCAGGCTTCTTTCGTGcataattgaaaaaaattgtaagaCTGTGCAACAGAAACGAAACGATGGTGTGAAGTAAACTAGTTTCTTAAAACGATATAAAAAATGAACGCAAGAGGCGGGAGGGAGGTATGAACTCCAGAATCGAAAAAGGGAACTCACGGGAATCGGGTAAGGCTGAGACTGAGACTTTGCGAtcgtcgagagagagagagagagaaggagttTCAATCAGGGGGTTAACCGTTCCTTCTTTTGCCGGAGCAAAGGCGGTTTCTGTTTTGGTTTATGGGCCTATTTAAACCCCCCCCCCCATTCTACTCTAAAATAAGTACAATATGCCCATTAAGGCCCACTATAACTGGCCCAGTCGGTTACATGCACGGCCATTGACGATGCATTTTGCGGTGGTGGGAGTTACTGAGCGCTGGATTTAAAAaaagttcttttttcttttataaaacatGCCAGTCACCTTCTCAGTTGCTGACGTAGGCACGTAGCAATTACATGAACACAGCTTTTGACATTCACACAGTAGATTCGATTGGATTGGATTTTATTGATTGAATAAGTGTTCACTTGGTGTGTCTAATACTAATATAACAACCAGAAGTGTATGCTTAATTAAAGTCTTTTTATGTTTAGACGACATTGTCAACACTTTAAATGTGACCATTAGTATAGTTTTCAATTAAGACTGAATACAAAGTCTATCTTGATTTGAACTCCCTCCACTATTAATCGGTGGCCATCTTATCCAATGTGTAACATCATTTTCTAAGACTTTTATATAACTATCCACACATTGTATACTTGCTTTCCAATAAAAAAGTATCATTACATGCACTTTCTTTTTTATTGGACTCGTGGGTTTTCTTAGCTATCATTGCCTATCTGAACTTTTGCAAAGTCAAACTAATATTGGGTAATCAGATTTGTTTAATTTCGTACATATCTTCAATGTTTTTGCTGATTCATTTGTTGATAAcgcacttttttattttttcttgaaaatcaTAATCAATCGATAGCAACATATTCTTCATAAAATCGTACTATCGATCAAACACAAATACCGAtcagtatatgaaattagtAGATCGAGTGACATGATAAAAATTGGTgataacaaacaaaacaaacaaagactGTTATTATGGAAAAATACACAAAGTAGTAGGCTAGTAATATaaagtttatgtttttgattATAGTGCCGTGCTTAGCATAATAGGTAGGGGGCCTAAGGCAAAATAGCTaatcttatttttaataataaaatatctagtaattttagtataataatagtattttaatatacattgaCATATAAACAACagcttataaattattaaaaacttagATTGAAAACATTATATGTCTTGTTATAAGCTTAATTCTACATAGACAAAGAAGTTTTCAACATTAATAAGAAAACCAGAAGTTAAAGCTCAAAGGAGAATAGAAATTGAAGTTTGATTATTAAAAGAAAGCATATTATCACGTTGTTTATATCATAATCTATAAATCTGGGGCCCCAAAATGAACTAATATGAGAAGGGGCCTGAGGCCAATGCCTCAAAATCAAAAGGGTAGGCACGCCTTATAGTCTCAGTAAATCACGAATTACACCATACGATTACCGCTAAACCTAGAGCTTGAGTTGAAATAGCAGTTGATAGCTTTGTTACATCCACTGGTACTAGATTATACTTTTATATGTTTCGCGCTTTGATCAATTTAGTTGCTTATAAAAAACGAGTAGGTTTACAACTCTAGATTGACCTTCATAATTTGATGACTAGATTCAATGAATCTGATCTACactttttgtaaataatttgataaatacaTCTTCGCTTTTTTGTATGTACTAGTAAATGGTTCATGTAATTCGAACTAGAAAAACAGGGCCGTCTCAAACTCTATAGAGACCCtgttcaaaataaaaaacaagacccttttcaaaaatgtaaaatcatttatatattttcccgataaaatattattgtaccaatctaatttttttaatctaaataacactattttctagtttttatgtaaattcatcgaccaattttttttggtttgaatggaaaagatatatttttgtttttaattaaacgtttgatcaaaaaaaatttgatcaaaaaaaattaaaagtttatgaAAAAACTTCTTTGAAGATAtgaattttcagttttttatgtttttatatccaTAATCAGAAGCTATAATctacaaaaaataatagaacAATAGAATATGTATAGTGGATAgacaaaaaaattgtatagtCTTAATTTCATTAAACAAGAAGTTGGaaactcctttttttttctcgacGAAAGTTTAAACTAGTATTTCTTCTGTGTTTACTATTTTTTAGGAATATTagtgaaaattatatatttatcttccTATTCATAATCACTAATTAATAACAGTTCcctaaaaataatcaaattaaaatattaactttctaAACCTACATTGAATATTAAAACAAACACCAACATCTATTTTTTcactttccaaaatatataattgatataaatgaTAATTACTTCCTAATTTATTGCATttttgctgattgtgttaacaaaattaaatttgtaatttatatttattggttAATAGATacgaaaattaaatttaaatgataattatctgattttctaaaataaatgattttatatgtatagctattactaaaacaaaaacaaaaattatggaccctctaaaattttggaccctgtTCGACCGCTCCAGTTGCACGTGCAAAAAGACGGCCCTGTAGAAAAATATAGCTCATAACTTATGAATTCATGGCCGAGTATGCGATCTAGAAGGTCCTAAAcatgtttgataaaaaaaagtcataaacactataaataagttttagtataaatttacataatttaagaattatatattttcttatataatgaTTCTTAAAATTTGAGATAAAACAAGtggttatttttcttttcttttttttgcccAAGACCGAccatcactacaagaaaacatggcGATTCTGACGGACATTTCGATGGAAAATGAGAtcctcggaatattctgagagatttccgaggaaattccgaggaaacacaAAATTtgagtttcctcggaatttcctcggaatataccgacggaattccgaggaAAGAAAatttcgtcggtattttcttATGAAATACCGAGAAAACAATGTTTCTCGGAAAAAAACCGACGAAATATCTGAGGATATATtatagccgttagagagccgttgggaaattttcaaattaccgaggaaattccgaggaaaaagCCGTtgccgtcggaattccgtcggaatttcctcggtaaTGTCGACagcttttcatctataaatacgaGCATCCCTCATCCTCTccattcactccatttcttcaTCCTCTCACATACTATATTTACTCACGAATTAGATTGAAAGCTACGTAATTATTGTTTCTCTTAGTTTGACCGTTTAGTTAACATGATCCTTGACCtaaagtgtgtgtgtgtgtcagtTGATCATTAGGGTTTATCGTGAAAAAATATAAGTTGTTTAAATATTCTTATTACTAGATCCACACCACAGATTGTGCGGTATAAATATGGGATAATTTGGAAAATACTCCATTTATGATTTACAATTTgaaaaatgcattttttttaaactacatTTTTTCTTATGTAATAAGACATTTTAtcctaattttatttaaaaattaaaaactctAGTAATTAATATAGTACTTTGATTATTATCGTATAAATTGATATTTTCGGTAATTTTTCACGTTATTttgttgaaaatatttttgtgatCTTTGTTAAAATTCTTATTGCTGAAATTGTTAGTATTGGTGTCTTCGCAGACGAACAGAAAAATAGATCTAATTACTTTGATTTAGTTCATCCTTTTTCACTTCATAACAAGAAAACAATTCAAACATTTTAAGAATGAGAAAAAACGCCAAATTCATATGCTTTTCAGGATCTCAAAGAACGATCAAAGGAAGAGACACTAACACACTATTTGATTCTCAAAAAATTGTCTGGATTGACTTTTTGTTAACTAAAAGAACATCAATTTGGCTGGATTGTTTCATGTGTTTATGTCGTATATGAAAACTAGAAAAAAAGTTCTCACGTTAGAATAGGAGATCATTAAGTTATTTAGTAAATTCGATAATTCTTTTCTATGGATAAAGATGTGGTTTAGGAAGAAGTCCGTGGAACCAACTTTTTATGTTGTGTTAAGAgtattaaaataagtaaatctgttttattttttaaaacatatttctatttaaattaaaatatcaaattaaatattagaTAATATAGACATTAAATTTGGTCAATTTAGTAATTTCACTTATGAATAAGtgtagtttaaaaataaaataaaaaattatgtatttttcaaaatataatctcATGTAAAGGTATTTCTCCAAATTTTCCCTAAATATTATGTATACAAACAttttaacatattattatttactttGTATTCATTTACGTATTACGAAatactaaatttatttaataattgaaaaGCAAATAAGAAACTGGAGTTAGCATATAAATCaaagtaaataaatcaaaacaattattttatttattttatatgatatataaaatttaagtgatattaaaatagatatatagtatattctaatatgaatatttaatgGGACCCATATTTAATTGAAGATTCCTAgttctactcatatgattttattaatatttgtatattttctataacaaaaaaaattaaactattaatcaCAAGATTTTCAATAtgagatttttaatattattagtaatttataaccatttttaaaaatcaatgcAAATTTCAAATAACTCAATTATGTATTTCTATATGGTTTATAgcttaatttaaaataatactaaatgtataaatatatatttaatctgaatatctattaaatgatactcatattcatattcatatgattttatgattatttgtatcttttttataataaaaattaaataattgttcacaatttttttagtGTAACACTTTTAAccattttagtaatttataatcgtttttaaaaattaaaaaatataatatatataaaacaaaaatgttggatgatataaaaattattatcaaattttatcattcaaaatcattaattattgtatatatgttaatcatgttaaataattttggagattttattaaaaaataatgaagaaTATTCATTTATACACTActaatcaatttaataattaatttaatagaaatataatatatatgtagataAGACCAAtctgtttttaaagaattcCGAAAACCAATCTTAATGATCCTCAAAGGTTATAATAATCCTTGATTAATATATACGAGATTTGGCGATAATATTTTCTAAGGGAACTGACGTTGTGTTTAGTGGCTGAATCTTTAATATATCCTCCTGGAACCGTTTTTGATCagtgaatatataaaataaatatacacatGTATCCCatattttgttgcttgtgataacctaaatatatacaaaaatttgGCATGCACGATGCAACCATGGTATATCCCATTATTTAGTCGGAATAACACAAAAACTCAGGATATAGTAGTATACAAGAACAACGGGCTGATGTCTCACCCCCTCAGGTATTTAATTAgaaataatgttatttttaccAAATGACTAGAGTGCTGGTTTACCTTAACATTCGTGTACATAAacttaaagagaaaaaaatataagggTCAATGTGATTCATGATCCAGAGtttgtataaatttttgatttgaataaatttaacatttgttcaaaaataaaaatgaaaaagaaagaaaaaagaagtgGTTCTCAGCCAAAACAGATGGTGGACAGAAACTTCAGAACGGCGACATGTCGCGGCTTCGCTGGTTGTCCAGCTAAAAAGACGTGACCTTTGGTGAGCGTAAAGGGGCAATATCCACGTGGGATATAATGCAGCCATGTGATGCCACATCATCGACATTAGGACCCTACCGAACAACCAATTAAATAGAATTTGATTAATCATTTACTAATTCTGATTAACCGAATCAAAGTGGTTTATTCTTTTCCTGGCTGCCGCATCTTTACTCTCTCTTGGTCAACTCCTTCCTTCCTTCCCTGCTGATCATCAGCAAATTCAGCATGGACTAGTTTTAACTCAAACTTCATTTCACaatatttgattttcatttaaTTAGTAACTAGTATAAGATATGTGTCTTGTGCAGTgtgaatttatataaaaattatttgagaaatattatataaaaaataaaatttatattcttgatcgaattaatattttgacctttaaacaattaattttttaattacataatttgtttgCTGATAAGCTAatcctattttaaaaatattttaggtcaaaAAATCACTTATCGCATAAGAACCTAACGTTTAAGCCGAAAAATCTGAAGTCtactatttggttacaatgAAACTATGTTAGTTCggttttatatcatgatttatcaatttaaaagttaattatggttttaaaaagtttacagtCACATGTCAATCTTatctatcttcaatattttttctctctttatgtaggttttttcatttttttgttatttctcgatataaatattgattttggaaCATATTctcatgttgttcttttgttttggcctgaaatttagaaatgtttaagatttaaaattattaaagaaatacatacttaggttaagatcttcttgtgcagaataaatattttatatttattaattattttatatttttctgtatattatgaaataataaaataataaatgtatattaaataactaaaaaatcagTTACTATTATGTAAATTGGTGTATGCATTTAAATTAAACGATCATTCTTATTTGTTCGCAATCATTTTAtggtaaatatataaaaacaatcacTATTAcctatgtataattaaatttaaatgatattaaaatagatatatagtatactttAAATAGATGTTTATTAAAAGAGGGatctactcatatgattttgtGATAATTTgcatatttttgtaacaaaattttataccaACGATTGCTTTTTAATATGGAATGTTTagtggtttcaataatttataattatttaaaggaATGAAGATTTTAATATATCgtcaatgcaaatatcaaaatataagtttgtattttcatatgatgtatagtttaatctaaacaatatatatattaacataaatacctattaaataaaattatttattcatatggtttataatcattgtattttattccataaaaaaattaaaccttaatcacaaaaattatgtgagacttttaacagttttagtaattgatacttgttttgaaaaattcaaaatacaacatatacagaaaatctaaaattttatatatgactaatgtaattgtgtaatttattttgatgataAAGAATTGAACAAAAATGAGAGAAAATATACGGATTGTtagcaaatatttattatttaaaatcataattttcatatatatatattaatcaattaGGTAGTTTCataggttttatttaataaaataatataaaataaattttaatttgataaatgaatggtTTATAATGgacataatatatatagtataacaTTTTCTAACAATTTAACTTTGGACTAATAAAATTCTCAATTGATTTTTAAACCGCCACATAAGCAAAATTACCATTTCAATTATGTGACAACTCAACAtgacattttttaatttatacaaactatatgttataattttttaaatgtttctcttttagtACATAGAGGATCATGTCCACATATCGtcgataaaaaaaagaatgaaaatgtATATCTTTGATCACTGCCTTTTTGACCAAAGCCATTTACGACTGCTTAATAATCGTGATGTGTGGGTgtttattcattaaaaagacTTTAAATGTAACTGTAAGTGTTGCATGCATCTCCATCCCCtgtatattatttgagaattgaGAATGACTCTTGTTTACGTGTCGTTCCCACAATGATTTTCAGTAAAAATGCTAACGTGTCGTCTCGAGAATGAATTGCATTTAATTCGGCATTTAATTTCCATTTAATTTGGTATTTAATTCGGTATTTAATTCGGTAATCACTAAACATAAAATCGTAAAGGCTTAGGGGTGGACTTCAAATACTCATTCGGTTTGGTTTCAGATTTATTCGGGTTTTGGATTTTTGGATTCAAAAATTTCAGCTCTACTCGGGTATTTCtatatttcggtttggatctttgcgggtttggttcgggttcggataacccatttaaataattttataaattttaaaattcattatatacttaaaatatctcaaaatatagacaaaatatatattacatgtaCTTTTGGAAAATCTGtagaaaaaatcattttaaacatacttttgactattttatatatactttcaagtatttttgacagaatatataatatgttttttttagtatataccatacaagccgaatgtgattttataaaaaaaccatgagatttggatatggtttgatttataaccgattaaactgaatAAAACTGATTAAAagtagaaacatgtaaatatgtatatatttataacgacacatgaatatctatttgttatataagttgaaatataattataatttgtaaatcacttgaactataattaagtaacaactCACTGCATCTGAGGCTTCTTATTTTTAATgtgttctgttttgattttcTATCTTTATATTAAcattgaataaatttaaataaagattataaatttgataaacaACAATTAATTGAATTCTTTACagcttttttatctttaaataaacAGAATTGTATTCAATCGAAAACATAagaatttgatgaacactaaatatggaaaaatagaaaaacatttCTTTCGTACttctgtttaatttttttttcttatttctaaaatttagagcttttatattaattctaaatttgattattcaaactaaataattatgtttttgggtataaaccgaataaaccgaaaacaacgGTATATAAATCGAACCAAACgaagtaaatatgaatttagcctattagttatattttactaaccgaaataccaaATATCgaaaaaccaaactgaactaaAATCAAACCGGTATGAACACCCGTAATCCAAATAAAAGCGAACTATTGTTTCATCttctaaaacataataaaaataataacttcaCTCCGCGAAAGGCGCGGATTTTATCCTAGTTGTGCATTATTTTATACATACTAGTATGAAtgctttttttgtcaacacaaATGCCTCTTTACGTATAGCTTTCGAATATACTTCAAATTAATTATCTGTAGAAAATAAGGAATCCATTTTTGTTAGaccacaaatatatatattttaagggCTTTTGAGCACACCACGTACTACTCCATATTAGGTTAGGTTTATTATAACTGATCTGAGTATACAATTTTTGATCaccagtatatatataattatataaaggTCACATGCAGCAGTAACGACATAAATGCTatacatattaaattattaattccCGTATGTCGATATTTACGCCTGTACATTTGCTTAATCATCCAACTAATCACATGTGTTTATCAATAGATGGTGTTTCCAATTCCATGCATATATATGCCTTACTAATCAAATGAATGATGCATTGGAATATCTCTCACAGCTTGATGAATGAAAATAGTTAGGCTTTAGGTTAGGGAGAAGCTACATAACTGACGATGTTGGTCAAGAGAACATTAATGTCTCCAAACACAAGGGACTACGGGAGTCACATGTGAGTGAGACGTGAATATGTTTGGGCCCTGTTTATCTTTGATATGTGGGTGTCAGTTTTTACGTGTCGAAATACAGCATTTCCAGGGAAATATAACATTATCCCGGACAAGAAAAGACGATAAATGAACAAAAATACGACAAGTCAATTATATAATATGACGTCCTCCATCTATACATAAGGCACATacgtaacttttttttttgataaaaaaaaaaaaaaacgaagggTATTTTTATTCgtattttttttgatcaaaaaaagaaaagccaCATACGTAACTATTGGCTATATTATGTATTGGAATGGAGAAATCGAAGGGTGTTTTTATTCGATTGAAGAAAGTAAGGGGGTAAAAAAACggagaaataagaaaaaataaggaGACATAACATAAAAAACTGTAAGTAGGTGGGAAGAACCTGATCCGGATAAGTGTGGGGGCTCATGTGGAATATGCCAATGGGAGGGGGGAGGGGAGTGGGGTCACAGAAAAGGGGCGTAATCAGGGGGACAAATGGAGATCTCTTACTTAATTTACTCGTCGTGACTTGGTAATtaagaaaaaggagaaaaaatatcattaatacCCCCTCAGTTATTAAAATTAGATTAGCATCGCCACGGCGGCATGAGTCATCCGCTTGAACAGTACGGTGTCGTTTTATACACCCCCCGACCAAaaagcaaaggaacacacaatTACAGAAGAAGATAATAAAACGTTTAAAAAAACTCTCATAATAAGAACTCCTCAATTCTgatcgtctctctctctctctctctctctctcctttcttctttacaatttgaatatttttaagagatcctcacatcttcatcttcctcccCCAAGTGTTAGATCAAATTCAAACTTTCCTTTCTCCTGTTGGAACCACTTTTATTTCCTCttccgtcgtcgtcgtcgtcaatGGTGGAGATGGAGGACAACAACGAGGAGAGTTGCGGGAGTAGAGTGATCAGCGATATCTTGCCGACGTCTCAGGCAGCCATAGACCGTCGAGAGCGGATGAAAATGGAGGTTTTCGATGAGGTTATCAGCCGTCTCCGTCAATCTGACGACATAGACGCCGATCTCCCTGGTTTCGTTGACGACCTCTGGGCTCACTTCAATCGTCTCCCCGCTCGGtaactttttattttcctttttgcattgtttttttattttatttttgtaacggTTCATTATACATTGTTATGATCTGCTTCTGCATGTATGTGATGTGCCCCGAGTTAATTAGGTATTAGATTTGTGTTGGAGGATCAGGAGGCTCATTATtcgtattttattattttttaggtATGCTTTGGATGTGAATGTAGAGAGGGCTGAAGACGTTCTCATGCACCAGAGATTGCTTCATTCTGCTCTAGATCCACACAACCGGCCTGTTATCCAAGTTCGTCTCGTCCAGgtgagtttttattaaatcatttattttttttaactttttgctctctctctccccttctCCCTTTGTTACCTCTTCCTAATTAATTGCTCACAGGATGTTTGGTGACTCATCTTTTCTTAAGGTTCAACCTCCGGGGATCTCAGCTGCTGACTCCACTACCTTGGACTCTCTTTCCAATGAGCCTGATCAACAAACTTCCACCAGAAAAAGGTTTGCTGTTGATCACATAACTCGACTCTTGTTAGTTCGAcctctctgat
This is a stretch of genomic DNA from Raphanus sativus cultivar WK10039 unplaced genomic scaffold, ASM80110v3 Scaffold2006, whole genome shotgun sequence. It encodes these proteins:
- the LOC130494766 gene encoding protein DETOXIFICATION 45, chloroplastic isoform X2; this translates as MTHSRKALLREVNEVQTGKSRPVDVKRELVMLSLPAIAGQAIDPLTLLMETAYIGRLGSVELGSAAVSMSIFNTISKLFNIPLLSVSTSFVAEDIAKVAAQDLAQEDMHSDRVPSQGLPERKQLSSVSTALVLAIGIGIFEALALSLASGPFLRLMGVQSTSEMFIPARQFLVLRALGAPAYVVSLALQGIFRGFKDTKTPVYCLGIGNFLAIFLFPLFIYQFKMGVAGAAISSVISQYTVTILMIMRLNKRVILLPPKMGSLKFGDYLKSGGFVLGRTLSVLMTMTVATSMAARQGAFGMAAHQICMQVWLAVSMLTDALASSGQALIASSASKRDFEGVKEVTTFVLKIGVVTGITLAIVLGMSFSSIAGLFSKDPEVLQIVRKGVLFVAATQPITALAFIFDGLHYGMSDFPYAAWSMMVVGGISSAFMLYAPAGMGLSGVWVGLSMFMGFRMVAGFGRLMWKKGPWWFMHTSDKRLA
- the LOC130494766 gene encoding protein DETOXIFICATION 45, chloroplastic isoform X1, yielding MESTASSARLVGGNQVSLPLTTTTHRFAQVKRKGNFQPLSGTTINDLSIHHTNNNPHSSVSPPFVTRRKSQINPDIGVFELEEHDDSLPEVNEVQTGKSRPVDVKRELVMLSLPAIAGQAIDPLTLLMETAYIGRLGSVELGSAAVSMSIFNTISKLFNIPLLSVSTSFVAEDIAKVAAQDLAQEDMHSDRVPSQGLPERKQLSSVSTALVLAIGIGIFEALALSLASGPFLRLMGVQSTSEMFIPARQFLVLRALGAPAYVVSLALQGIFRGFKDTKTPVYCLGIGNFLAIFLFPLFIYQFKMGVAGAAISSVISQYTVTILMIMRLNKRVILLPPKMGSLKFGDYLKSGGFVLGRTLSVLMTMTVATSMAARQGAFGMAAHQICMQVWLAVSMLTDALASSGQALIASSASKRDFEGVKEVTTFVLKIGVVTGITLAIVLGMSFSSIAGLFSKDPEVLQIVRKGVLFVAATQPITALAFIFDGLHYGMSDFPYAAWSMMVVGGISSAFMLYAPAGMGLSGVWVGLSMFMGFRMVAGFGRLMWKKGPWWFMHTSDKRLA
- the LOC130505081 gene encoding serine/threonine-protein kinase STY46-like, translated to MVEMEDNNEESCGSRVISDILPTSQAAIDRRERMKMEVFDEVISRLRQSDDIDADLPGFVDDLWAHFNRLPARYALDVNVERAEDVLMHQRLLHSALDPHNRPVIQVRLVQVQPPGISAADSTTLDSLSNEPDQQTSTRKSIHPPPAFGSSPNLEALALVATISHDEEETTLCLTIHGPCMR